From one Candidatus Neomarinimicrobiota bacterium genomic stretch:
- the hprK gene encoding HPr(Ser) kinase/phosphatase gives MSKKITLAEFLENQGETLSLTHLNGDVSLKREITTAQMNRPGLELVGYWDFFVPDRIQIFGNKEMAFLTTLPDEDVHNMISRFFRMNVPCVIFANSLEPADVVIDLAEEHNIPILQTTLSATDFMSQANEVLSSRFAPSTNIHGSMVDIYGIGVIFTGKSGIGKSEVALDLVERGHRLVADDLVKVRREASQVLIGSGHELLEHHVEVRGVGVIDVRRLFGIRSIRAQKRLEVVIELTEWDDDVNYQDLGIDDEFTDILGVEIPLIKLPIFPGKNITVISEVIALNQLLKLYGENPAKEFQAELMKKLEEQSNLREYLSRDFE, from the coding sequence TTGAGTAAAAAAATCACACTCGCAGAATTCCTGGAAAACCAGGGCGAAACCCTCTCACTGACCCACCTGAATGGCGATGTGAGCCTGAAGCGGGAGATTACAACCGCTCAAATGAACCGCCCCGGCCTGGAACTGGTGGGATACTGGGACTTCTTTGTCCCGGATCGCATCCAGATCTTTGGCAATAAGGAAATGGCGTTTCTGACTACGCTGCCGGACGAGGACGTCCACAATATGATCTCCCGGTTTTTCCGGATGAATGTTCCGTGCGTCATCTTTGCCAACAGCCTTGAGCCAGCGGATGTCGTTATCGACCTTGCCGAAGAACACAACATCCCGATTCTCCAGACCACACTGTCCGCCACGGACTTTATGAGTCAGGCGAATGAGGTACTGAGCAGCAGATTTGCGCCCTCCACCAATATCCATGGTAGCATGGTGGATATCTATGGTATTGGCGTGATTTTTACTGGCAAAAGTGGTATTGGCAAGAGCGAGGTCGCCCTGGATCTTGTAGAGCGGGGGCATCGATTGGTCGCGGATGACCTTGTGAAGGTGCGCAGAGAGGCCTCACAAGTACTAATCGGCAGCGGACACGAATTGCTTGAGCATCATGTGGAAGTCCGGGGGGTTGGCGTTATTGATGTCCGCCGGCTTTTTGGTATCCGGAGTATCCGGGCGCAAAAGCGGCTGGAAGTGGTAATCGAACTGACCGAGTGGGACGACGATGTAAATTACCAGGATCTCGGGATCGATGACGAGTTTACCGATATCCTTGGTGTGGAGATACCACTGATAAAACTGCCGATTTTCCCCGGGAAGAATATTACAGTCATCAGCGAAGTAATTGCGCTGAATCAACTCCTGAAACTCTATGGTGAAAATCCTGCGAAAGAGTTCCAGGCGGAGTTAATGAAAAAACTCGAAGAACAATCAAATCTCCGAGAATATCTTAGCCGGGATTTTGAATAG
- a CDS encoding MlaD family protein codes for MDKQRKMELLVGATVIIGVVAVISVILWGRGALFSSKSQELTMKFAQVGGLTASDIVSVSGVNVGRVKSLEIIQDSVLVKVRVNKNISVREDASAAIVNAELMGGKKIDLSPGRARRALPQGKVITGEYVPGIMDLAGVLEDREDDFDTLLSDLLVTVRSLKEVLGADTADSERNLRSVMENVASTTGQVDTLMRVNARAIKTTVENLEESSRILRNFLGTEEDRAKTLLATSESLANKVSTLSDSTQVLIDKMNNPNTSIGRLVQNDSLYRQLSHSVVSLDSLIIDIKKNPKKYLNVKVSPF; via the coding sequence GTGGATAAACAGCGGAAAATGGAGCTCCTGGTTGGGGCAACAGTCATCATTGGGGTAGTGGCAGTCATCTCAGTTATTTTGTGGGGCCGAGGCGCACTGTTTAGCAGTAAATCCCAGGAACTTACCATGAAATTTGCCCAGGTAGGTGGGTTGACGGCTAGCGATATTGTCAGTGTATCCGGGGTGAATGTCGGTCGGGTCAAGTCGTTGGAGATTATCCAGGATTCCGTCTTGGTCAAGGTTCGTGTGAATAAGAATATCTCGGTACGCGAAGACGCAAGTGCGGCAATTGTGAATGCTGAATTAATGGGCGGAAAGAAGATCGATCTCAGTCCGGGCCGGGCCAGAAGAGCACTGCCCCAAGGAAAGGTGATCACCGGTGAATACGTGCCGGGGATTATGGATTTGGCGGGAGTTTTGGAAGATCGCGAGGACGATTTTGATACGCTGTTATCCGATCTCCTTGTGACTGTCCGTAGTTTAAAAGAGGTTCTCGGAGCTGATACTGCTGATTCCGAGAGAAATCTGCGATCCGTGATGGAGAACGTCGCATCGACCACCGGGCAGGTTGATACACTGATGCGGGTCAACGCCAGGGCGATTAAAACCACCGTGGAAAATCTGGAGGAAAGTTCGAGGATCCTTCGGAATTTCCTTGGGACGGAAGAGGACCGGGCCAAAACTCTCTTGGCAACCAGTGAATCTCTCGCAAATAAAGTTAGTACTTTATCTGACTCCACCCAGGTTTTGATTGATAAAATGAATAATCCGAATACGAGTATTGGCCGACTGGTTCAAAATGACTCATTGTACCGCCAACTCAGCCATTCGGTCGTCTCATTAGACTCACTTATTATCGATATAAAGAAAAATCCAAAGAAATATCTGAATGTTAAAGTCAGTCCTTTTTAA
- a CDS encoding NTP transferase domain-containing protein, translated as MRAIIPAAGRGTRLRPHTHTLPKVLLNVAGKPIIGHIIEGLQKDGIDELTVIIGYQGNKVSDYIDSTFDLPTKYVWQEERKGLGHAVGMGLEDSDEPALILLGDTIFDADFSDILEVDGTTIGVTEVEDPRRFGVVEVENDYVSGLVEKPDDPPSNLALVGIYKIASQRQLKAAIDEIVEKNITTKGEYQLTDALQVMIDHGEKIRVSKVAGWYDCGKKGTLLETNRYLLEKMDNDISIEGCTVIPPVYIGENCEISGSIIGPYTTIDDNSVVEASIIRNSIVGPQAKLSGCNLAGSLIGEAAVVHGMVQHLNVGDHSEIDFG; from the coding sequence ATGCGCGCAATTATACCGGCAGCCGGCAGAGGAACGCGACTTCGGCCTCACACTCATACTTTACCGAAGGTCCTGTTAAATGTTGCAGGCAAACCCATTATCGGACACATCATCGAAGGATTACAGAAAGACGGAATCGATGAGTTAACCGTCATTATCGGCTACCAGGGAAACAAAGTATCCGATTACATTGATTCCACGTTTGACCTCCCAACGAAATACGTATGGCAAGAAGAACGCAAGGGATTGGGACATGCCGTTGGAATGGGACTTGAAGATTCTGACGAACCCGCACTTATTCTACTGGGTGATACCATTTTTGACGCAGATTTTTCCGATATACTCGAGGTCGACGGAACCACTATTGGCGTAACGGAAGTGGAAGATCCGAGACGATTTGGTGTAGTGGAAGTGGAAAATGATTATGTGTCCGGACTGGTAGAAAAGCCGGACGATCCGCCATCGAACCTCGCACTGGTCGGCATTTACAAAATCGCCAGCCAGCGGCAGCTGAAAGCAGCCATTGATGAAATCGTGGAAAAAAACATTACCACCAAGGGTGAATACCAACTGACAGATGCCCTCCAGGTCATGATTGATCACGGAGAAAAAATCAGGGTATCGAAGGTCGCCGGCTGGTACGATTGCGGGAAAAAAGGGACACTCCTGGAAACCAACCGATATCTGCTTGAGAAAATGGACAATGATATTTCTATAGAAGGGTGTACCGTTATTCCGCCAGTTTATATTGGGGAAAATTGCGAAATATCAGGTAGTATAATCGGACCCTACACGACCATTGATGATAATTCTGTGGTAGAAGCGTCAATTATCCGTAACTCCATTGTCGGTCCTCAGGCAAAATTATCAGGCTGTAATCTGGCAGGCTCCTTGATTGGGGAAGCGGCCGTGGTTCATGGTATGGTTCAACATCTGAATGTCGGCGACCATTCTGAAATTGATTTTGGTTGA
- the metK gene encoding methionine adenosyltransferase: MASYLFTSESVTEGHPDKIADQISDSVLDAILDEDPRGRVACETFVSTGLVLVGGEITTDIYVDIPDLVRGTIKRIGYIDASMGFDYQTCSVLTAIGKQSPDIAQGVDEDEGLHKEQGAGDQGMMFGYAVNETDELMPLPIQLAHQLTKQLSVVRHEGTLPYLRPDGKSQVSVRYDGNSHKPISVDTVVLSTQHDEAVGLDQIKKDLLKHVIKPVLPENLTDYDKLVTHINPTGRFVIGGPMGDAGLTGRKIIVDTYGGSAPHGGGAFSGKDPSKVDRSAAYASRYVAKNIVAAGLADRCTVQLAYAIGVADPVSVLIDTHGTGKVDNAQLTEAVHEHFPLKPHDIITHLNLLRPIYRKTAAYGHFGRDEFPWEKTDKAEELAQLL, encoded by the coding sequence ATGGCGTCATACCTGTTTACTTCAGAGTCGGTAACGGAAGGACATCCCGATAAAATCGCCGATCAGATTTCGGATAGCGTTTTAGACGCTATACTCGATGAAGATCCCCGGGGCCGCGTGGCTTGTGAAACGTTTGTTTCAACTGGATTAGTTCTGGTTGGCGGCGAAATCACCACAGATATCTATGTGGATATTCCGGACCTGGTTCGCGGCACAATTAAGCGCATCGGGTATATTGACGCATCGATGGGATTCGACTATCAGACCTGTTCTGTGCTGACCGCAATCGGGAAGCAATCCCCGGATATTGCTCAGGGTGTGGATGAAGACGAGGGGCTTCACAAAGAACAGGGTGCTGGCGATCAGGGTATGATGTTTGGATATGCCGTCAATGAGACGGACGAATTAATGCCACTCCCGATCCAGCTGGCGCATCAGCTGACAAAGCAGTTATCCGTGGTGCGACATGAGGGAACTCTGCCATATCTCAGACCTGATGGCAAATCCCAGGTATCCGTCCGATACGATGGAAATTCGCACAAACCGATCTCTGTGGATACAGTTGTTCTTTCCACCCAGCATGATGAGGCGGTGGGACTTGACCAGATCAAGAAAGATTTGCTAAAGCATGTGATTAAACCGGTGCTTCCTGAGAACCTGACTGACTATGATAAACTGGTGACCCACATCAACCCCACCGGTCGGTTTGTCATTGGTGGCCCCATGGGCGATGCCGGATTAACCGGCCGAAAAATTATCGTTGATACCTATGGTGGTTCAGCACCGCATGGCGGCGGAGCTTTTTCTGGAAAAGACCCGTCAAAAGTCGATAGGTCTGCCGCCTATGCTTCCCGGTACGTGGCAAAAAATATTGTCGCCGCTGGATTAGCCGATCGCTGTACCGTGCAACTGGCCTATGCAATCGGCGTCGCGGACCCGGTCTCGGTGCTGATTGACACTCACGGCACCGGGAAAGTAGATAATGCACAACTGACTGAAGCCGTCCATGAACATTTTCCGCTCAAGCCGCACGATATAATTACCCATTTAAATCTGTTACGTCCGATTTACCGAAAAACGGCCGCCTACGGGCATTTCGGCCGGGATGAATTTCCCTGGGAGAAAACGGACAAGGCAGAGGAACTTGCACAATTACTGTAA
- the ahcY gene encoding adenosylhomocysteinase, which translates to MNHDIKDKNLATEGKKRIEWASEQMPVLASIRERFEKEKPLEGKKMSACLHVTAETANLMRTLKAGGADLVLCASNPLSTQDDVAASLVEDYGIRVYAIKGEDNDTYYEHIEAAIANDPVITMDDGADLVSTIHSDHPEMTDQIVCSMEETTTGVIRLRAMAKDGALKFPVIAVNDADTKHLFDNRYGTGQSTIDGIIRATDILLAGKNFVVAGYGWCGRGLAMRAKGMGANIIVTEVDPLRALEAAMDGYMVMPMNDAAKIGDVFCTVTGDIHVVAEEHFHLMKDGAIVANSGHFNVEIDLDALKESASSVRKDVREYVDEYIMDDGRSIYVLGDGRLINLAAAEGHPASVMDMSFAVQALTSEHAIQQTDMEAKVYSVPEQIDKDVARLKLAAMDINIDTLTEEQEKYLASWQMGT; encoded by the coding sequence GTGAACCACGATATCAAAGATAAAAATTTAGCAACCGAAGGAAAAAAACGGATTGAATGGGCGTCGGAACAGATGCCTGTGCTGGCCTCTATCCGGGAACGCTTTGAGAAGGAAAAACCACTTGAAGGGAAGAAGATGTCAGCCTGCCTGCACGTGACGGCAGAAACGGCGAACCTGATGCGAACACTGAAAGCGGGTGGCGCCGATCTCGTGTTATGCGCGTCGAATCCGCTCTCCACGCAGGATGATGTCGCGGCGTCGCTGGTGGAGGATTACGGCATTCGCGTTTATGCAATTAAGGGAGAAGATAACGATACCTACTATGAACATATTGAAGCCGCCATTGCCAACGATCCGGTGATAACCATGGATGACGGCGCCGATTTGGTTTCGACCATTCATTCCGATCATCCGGAAATGACCGATCAGATTGTGTGTAGTATGGAAGAAACGACCACGGGCGTTATTCGGCTCCGTGCTATGGCGAAAGACGGTGCGCTGAAATTTCCGGTAATTGCAGTCAACGATGCGGACACGAAGCATTTGTTCGATAACAGGTACGGAACTGGCCAGTCGACCATTGATGGAATTATCCGTGCGACAGATATCCTGTTGGCTGGAAAAAATTTCGTTGTAGCCGGTTACGGCTGGTGCGGCCGTGGACTTGCCATGCGCGCCAAGGGTATGGGCGCCAACATCATCGTGACTGAAGTCGATCCCCTGCGGGCACTTGAGGCTGCCATGGATGGCTACATGGTCATGCCAATGAATGATGCAGCTAAAATCGGTGACGTTTTCTGTACTGTGACCGGCGATATTCACGTGGTGGCTGAAGAGCACTTCCATCTGATGAAGGACGGCGCAATAGTGGCGAATTCCGGTCATTTCAATGTGGAAATTGATCTGGATGCGCTGAAGGAATCCGCCTCCTCCGTGCGGAAGGATGTCCGCGAATACGTGGATGAATATATTATGGATGACGGCCGGTCGATTTATGTACTCGGCGACGGTCGCCTGATTAATCTTGCTGCGGCAGAAGGTCATCCGGCCAGCGTTATGGATATGAGTTTCGCCGTGCAGGCGCTGACCAGTGAGCACGCTATCCAGCAGACTGATATGGAAGCCAAAGTCTATTCCGTTCCGGAGCAGATTGACAAAGACGTGGCCAGACTGAAGCTTGCGGCAATGGATATCAACATTGATACCCTGACGGAAGAGCAGGAAAAATATCTGGCATCCTGGCAAATGGGGACATGA